One segment of Triticum aestivum cultivar Chinese Spring chromosome 2A, IWGSC CS RefSeq v2.1, whole genome shotgun sequence DNA contains the following:
- the LOC123189044 gene encoding splicing factor-like protein 1 produces the protein MASAETLARSPSREPSSDPPRDASRDASRDASSEPHHNGSANAAGDGDSSSRRRRRSRWEQSNDESGANSGGEGGAGGRKRKSRWAEEEPRPTIALPDFMKDFAAEMDPEVHNLNSRLLEISRLLQSGLPLDDRPEGARSPSPEPIYDNLGIRINTREYRARERLNRERQEIISQLIRRNPAFKPPADYRPPKLHKKLYIPMKEYPGYNFIGLIIGPRGNTQKRMEKETGAKIVIRGKGSVKEGKLLQKRDLKPDPSENEDLHVLVEADTEEALEAAAGMVEKLLTPVDEVLNEHKRQQLRELAALNGTIRDDEFCRTCGEPGHRQYACPNRTTTFKSEVQCKICGDGGHPTIDCPVKGTSGKKMDDEYQNFLAELGGSAPESMNKSGGPMLAITGGGGGGGGGGDGSGSNSPWAGGNGAATTGANGLKKDYDETNLYIGYLPPMFDDSGLINLFSQFGEIVMAKVIKDRNTGQSKGYGFVKYSDVSQANAAIAAMSGYHLEGRTIAVRVAGKPPQPAAPPGPPAAPVPQMYHSADPSAGGYNSQPYMGGHPPPPAPPGSYAPVPWGQPPPYASYPPPPPPGMYNPPPGQTAPHSYGMQYPPPPAPVPPPGTTSNDGAQNYPRGVTPPSSGAPTQPVPAPAYGTSGAQNMPHMYPPPPYGYAPYYPSVTPVQPPPPPLPPASVDPSQSIATAPWATHNAPPPPPPPASVDSSQSIATAPWATHNAPPPPPLPSSNDQPTPPYGADAEYDKFMSEMK, from the coding sequence ATGGCTTCTGctgaaaccctagcccgctccccaTCTCGCGAGCCCTCGTCCGACCCGCCCCGCGATGCCTCGCGCGACGCCTCGCGCGACGCCTCCTCCGAGCCCCACCACAACGGCTCAGCCAACGCCGCTGGCGACGGCGACtcgtcctcccgccgccgccgccgcagccgatgGGAGCAGTCCAACGACGAGTCCGGTGCCAATtcaggcggcgagggcggcgcgggaGGACGGAAGCGGAAGTCGCGCTGGGCCGAGGAGGAGCCCCGCCCGACCATCGCACTTCCGGATTTCATGAAGGACTTCGCCGCCGAGATGGATCCCGAGGTGCACAACCTCAACTCGCGCCTCCTAGAGATTTCGCGCCTGCTGCAGTCGGGGCTCCCCCTCGACGACCGTCCTGAGGGCGCGCGCTCGCCGTCCCCTGAGCCAATATACGATAACCTGGGCATCCGCATCAACACCCGCGAATACCGGGCGAGGGAGCGCCTTAACCGCGAGCGGCAGGAGATCATCTCCCAGCTGATCCGCCGCAATCCCGCCTTCAAGCCCCCGGCGGATTACCGCCCACCCAAGCTCCATAAGAAGCTCTACATCCCCATGAAGGAGTACCCTGGGTACAACTTTATTGGGCTCATTATTGGGCCCCGTGGCAACACACAGAAGCGGATGGAGAAGGAGACGGGGGCCAAGATCGTAATCCGAGGGAAGGGCAGCGTCAAGGAAGGGAAGTTGCTGCAGAAGAGGGACTTGAAGCCAGATCCCAGTGAGAATGAGGACCTTCATGTGCTTGTTGAGGCTGATACTGAAGAAGCGTTAGAGGCTGCTGCAGGCATGGTGGAGAAGCTGCTTACCCCTGTGGACGAAGTGCTAAATGAGCACAAACGACAGCAGCTGCGGGAGCTTGCAGCCCTGAATGGAACAATCAGGGACGATGAGTTTTGTAGGACTTGCGGGGAGCCGGGTCACCGACAGTATGCATGCCCGAACAGGACAACAACGTTTAAGAGCGAGGTGCAGTGTAAGATCTGTGGCGATGGTGGCCACCCGACAATTGATTGTCCAGTGAAGGGCACATCTGGGAAGAAAATGGACGACGAGTACCAGAACTTCCTTGCTGAGCTTGGTGGGAGTGCACCTGAGTCCATGAACAAGTCTGGTGGTCCGATGCTGGCTataacaggtggtggtggtggtggcggcggcggcggcgacggtagTGGTAGCAACTCACCCTGGGCTGGGGGTAATGGTGCAGCAACAACAGGAGCCAACGGGCTCAAGAAGGATTATGACGAGACCAATCTTTATATTGGGTACTTGCCACCTATGTTTGATGATTCAGGGCTGATCAACCTATTTTCACAATTTGGGGAGATTGTCATGGCAAAGGTTATAAAGGATCGCAACACAGGGCAGAGTAAAGGGTATGGATTTGTGAAATATTCAGATGTCTCACAGGCTAATGCAGCTATTGCTGCAATGAGTGGTTACCATCTTGAAGGGAGAACTATTGCAGTCCGAGTTGCAGGCAAGCCACCACAGCCAGCTGCCCCCCCTGGTCCTCCAGCAGCGCCAGTACCACAGATGTACCACTCTGCAGATCCTTCTGCTGGTGGCTACAACTCGCAGCCCTACATGGGAGgacatccaccaccaccagctcctccaggTAGCTATGCTCCAGTTCCTTGGGGGCAACCACCACCTTATGCTTCGTACCCTCCCCCGCCACCACCAGGCATGTACAATCCTCCACCTGGCCAAACTGCTCCACATTCATATGGTATGCAATACCCACCACCACCAGCTCCAGTACCTCCACCAGGCACTACGTCAAATGATGGTGCACAGAACTACCCTCGGGGTGTAACACCACCAAGTTCTGGTGCACCTACCCAGCCCGTCCCTGCTCCAGCATATGGGACCTCTGGTGCGCAAAACATGCCACATATGTACCCTCCACCACCTTATGGTTATGCCCCATATTATCCATCTGTCACACCAGtccagccgcctccaccaccacTTCCACCAGCTAGTGTTGATCCTTCACAAAGCATTGCAACTGCACCTTGGGCCACTCACAATGCAcctcctccaccgccaccgccggctAGTGTTGATTCCTCACAGAGCATTGCAACGGCACCTTGGGCTACCCACAATGCACCGCCGCCACCACCTTTGCCATCCTCCAACGACCAGCCCACTCCTCCCTATGGTGCTGATGCAGAGTATGATAAATTTATGTCGGAGATGAAGTGA